From the genome of Pseudomonas sp. gcc21, one region includes:
- the ftsW gene encoding putative lipid II flippase FtsW, which produces MILTDVLQRSAAPLLGERRFDMDMPLLVAALCLLGLGVVMVTSSSMEVAAGQLGNPLFYMIRQLIYLAIAIGALVVVLSIPVNLWQQFRFPLLFVGFGLLIAVLIPGIGREVNGSWRWIAVGPINIQPSELAKLFAVVFLAGYLVQRQKEVKEKWFGFIKPFMVLGPMAWLLVIEPDFGATVVLMGAATGMLFLGGVGLFRFTLLFGALGALGGLLVLFEPYRLQRLTGFLDPWTDPFGTGYQLTQALIAFGRGSWFGTGLGNSVQKQFYLPEAHTDFVFAVLAEEMGLIGALAAFGLLIFVAVRSLYIGLWAERAGRLFSAYLAYGLAIMWCGQILINVGVNVGLLPTKGLTLPFLSYGGSSLVVCCICLGLLLRIDWERRQALREAGNEK; this is translated from the coding sequence ATGATCTTGACTGATGTGTTACAGCGTTCCGCCGCACCGCTCCTGGGTGAGCGGCGTTTCGATATGGATATGCCGCTTTTGGTAGCCGCGCTGTGCCTGTTGGGCCTGGGTGTGGTGATGGTCACCTCGTCATCGATGGAAGTCGCCGCCGGTCAGCTGGGTAACCCGTTGTTCTACATGATCCGCCAGCTGATCTATCTGGCGATCGCTATCGGCGCGCTGGTCGTCGTGCTGTCGATTCCGGTGAATCTTTGGCAGCAGTTCCGCTTTCCACTGTTGTTCGTCGGCTTCGGCTTGCTGATTGCGGTGTTGATTCCCGGTATCGGTCGTGAGGTTAACGGCAGCTGGCGCTGGATTGCGGTCGGCCCGATCAATATTCAGCCCTCCGAGCTGGCGAAGCTGTTTGCAGTGGTATTTCTGGCCGGGTATCTGGTGCAGCGCCAGAAAGAGGTCAAGGAGAAGTGGTTTGGGTTCATCAAGCCATTCATGGTGCTTGGCCCCATGGCCTGGCTGCTGGTCATCGAGCCGGACTTCGGTGCGACCGTTGTCCTGATGGGTGCTGCAACTGGCATGCTGTTCCTGGGAGGGGTGGGCTTGTTCCGCTTCACGCTGCTGTTTGGTGCTCTTGGCGCGCTTGGCGGGCTCCTGGTGTTATTTGAACCCTATCGTCTGCAGCGTCTGACGGGCTTTCTGGACCCCTGGACCGATCCGTTCGGCACCGGCTACCAGCTTACTCAGGCATTGATCGCTTTTGGCCGCGGCAGTTGGTTCGGCACCGGTCTGGGCAATAGTGTGCAGAAGCAGTTCTATCTGCCCGAAGCACACACCGATTTCGTTTTCGCCGTGCTGGCCGAAGAGATGGGCCTTATCGGTGCGCTGGCCGCTTTTGGCCTGTTGATATTCGTGGCGGTCCGTAGCCTTTATATCGGTTTGTGGGCTGAGCGCGCGGGTCGGCTGTTCTCCGCTTATCTGGCCTACGGCCTGGCCATCATGTGGTGCGGCCAGATCCTGATCAATGTGGGCGTGAACGTAGGCCTGCTTCCGACCAAGGGCTTGACGCTTCCGTT